Proteins from a single region of Apium graveolens cultivar Ventura chromosome 7, ASM990537v1, whole genome shotgun sequence:
- the LOC141670889 gene encoding glucan endo-1,3-beta-glucosidase 14-like isoform X2, with product MAILFKRSALLHIILVILAFSFSGFSFLTRVQCFGINYGQIGNNLPQPEKVLQLLQSIRITKARIYDTNPQILTAFAHSGVELSVTVANDMLDVLMDPQQALQWVNTHIKPYVPATKITGIAVGNEVFTGDDTSLVAKLVPAIINVHGALVQLGLDQYIQVSTPSSLAVLASSYPPSAGCFQPELTAIMTQFLHFLSTTKSPFWINAYPYFAYKDAPNGISLDYVLFNPNAGMIDPYTKLRYDNMLYAQVDSVLFAMLRLGFNAIEVRVSETGWPSKGDQNEVGANPTNAATYGRNLLRRQYGNEGTPLRPRMRLEVYLFALFNEDMKPGPTSERNYGLYQPDLSMAYNVGLSGSVSTTSSTSTSTSTSTSTSTSTSAPTSTASISLTSSASYDHKVPKMGYQSLVYWMFVYLSAFHLVLRI from the exons ATGGCGATTCTTTTTAAAAGAAGTGCCCTGTTGCACATTATTCTCGTAATCCTCGCTTTCTCTTTTTCAG GATTTAGTTTTTTAACACGAGTCCAATGTTTTGGTATCAATTATGGCCAAATTGGCAACAATCTACCTCAACCCGAAAAAGTTCTTCAACTTCTACAGTCAATCAGGATCACGAAAGCAAGAATTTACGACACGAATCCTCAGATTTTAACTGCATTTGCGCACTCTGGTGTTGAATTAAGTGTTACGGTTGCGAATGACATGTTAGATGTTTTAATGGATCCACAACAAGCGCTTCAGTGGGTAAACACTCACATAAAACCATATGTTCCGGCTACTAAAATCACAGGAATCGCAGTTGGAAACGAGGTTTTTACTGGAGACGATACATCTCTTGTGGCCAAACTTGTGCCAGCCATTATAAATGTTCATGGAGCTCTGGTTCAGCTAGGACTTGATCAATATATTCAAGTTTCAACCCCTTCTTCTCTAGCTGTTCTTGCAAGTTCCTACCCTCCTTCAGCAGGTTGTTTTCAACCCGAGCTCACTGCAATAATGACACAGTTTCTACACTTCTTGTCGACAACTAAATCCCCATTTTGGATAAATGCATATCCCTACTTTGCATACAAAGATGCTCCTAATGGAATTTCCTTAGACTATGTCTTATTTAACCCTAATGCTGGAATGATTGATCCTTACACAAAACTACGCTACGACAACATGTTATATGCTCAGGTAGACTCAGTTCTGTTTGCAATGCTTCGATTAGGTTTCAATGCCATAGAGGTTCGGGTTTCAGAAACAGGGTGGCCATCAAAAGGTGACCAAAATGAAGTCGGTGCAAATCCAACCAATGCAGCCACTTATggaaggaatttgttgagaagacaATATGGAAATGAAGGAACACCTTTAAGACCAAGGATGAGACTTGAAGTGTATTTATTTGCATTGTTCAATGAAGACATGAAGCCTGGACCAACTTCCGAACGAAACTATGGTTTGTATCAACCTGATTTAAGCATGGCCTACAATGTTGGCTTGTCTGGCTCTGTAAGTACTACATCCTCAACATCAACCTCAACCTCAACCTCAACGTCGACCTCAACATCAACTTCAGCACCAACTTCAACCGCTTCCATTTCTCTCACCTCTTCAGCAAGTTATGATCATAAG GTACCAAAGATGGGATATCAAAGCTTGGTGTACTGGATGTTTGTATATTTGTCGGCCTTTCACTTAGTTTTGAGAATATAA
- the LOC141670889 gene encoding glucan endo-1,3-beta-glucosidase 14-like isoform X1 has translation MAILFKRSALLHIILVILAFSFSGFSFLTRVQCFGINYGQIGNNLPQPEKVLQLLQSIRITKARIYDTNPQILTAFAHSGVELSVTVANDMLDVLMDPQQALQWVNTHIKPYVPATKITGIAVGNEVFTGDDTSLVAKLVPAIINVHGALVQLGLDQYIQVSTPSSLAVLASSYPPSAGCFQPELTAIMTQFLHFLSTTKSPFWINAYPYFAYKDAPNGISLDYVLFNPNAGMIDPYTKLRYDNMLYAQVDSVLFAMLRLGFNAIEVRVSETGWPSKGDQNEVGANPTNAATYGRNLLRRQYGNEGTPLRPRMRLEVYLFALFNEDMKPGPTSERNYGLYQPDLSMAYNVGLSGSVSTTSSTSTSTSTSTSTSTSTSAPTSTASISLTSSASYDHKQVPKMGYQSLVYWMFVYLSAFHLVLRI, from the exons ATGGCGATTCTTTTTAAAAGAAGTGCCCTGTTGCACATTATTCTCGTAATCCTCGCTTTCTCTTTTTCAG GATTTAGTTTTTTAACACGAGTCCAATGTTTTGGTATCAATTATGGCCAAATTGGCAACAATCTACCTCAACCCGAAAAAGTTCTTCAACTTCTACAGTCAATCAGGATCACGAAAGCAAGAATTTACGACACGAATCCTCAGATTTTAACTGCATTTGCGCACTCTGGTGTTGAATTAAGTGTTACGGTTGCGAATGACATGTTAGATGTTTTAATGGATCCACAACAAGCGCTTCAGTGGGTAAACACTCACATAAAACCATATGTTCCGGCTACTAAAATCACAGGAATCGCAGTTGGAAACGAGGTTTTTACTGGAGACGATACATCTCTTGTGGCCAAACTTGTGCCAGCCATTATAAATGTTCATGGAGCTCTGGTTCAGCTAGGACTTGATCAATATATTCAAGTTTCAACCCCTTCTTCTCTAGCTGTTCTTGCAAGTTCCTACCCTCCTTCAGCAGGTTGTTTTCAACCCGAGCTCACTGCAATAATGACACAGTTTCTACACTTCTTGTCGACAACTAAATCCCCATTTTGGATAAATGCATATCCCTACTTTGCATACAAAGATGCTCCTAATGGAATTTCCTTAGACTATGTCTTATTTAACCCTAATGCTGGAATGATTGATCCTTACACAAAACTACGCTACGACAACATGTTATATGCTCAGGTAGACTCAGTTCTGTTTGCAATGCTTCGATTAGGTTTCAATGCCATAGAGGTTCGGGTTTCAGAAACAGGGTGGCCATCAAAAGGTGACCAAAATGAAGTCGGTGCAAATCCAACCAATGCAGCCACTTATggaaggaatttgttgagaagacaATATGGAAATGAAGGAACACCTTTAAGACCAAGGATGAGACTTGAAGTGTATTTATTTGCATTGTTCAATGAAGACATGAAGCCTGGACCAACTTCCGAACGAAACTATGGTTTGTATCAACCTGATTTAAGCATGGCCTACAATGTTGGCTTGTCTGGCTCTGTAAGTACTACATCCTCAACATCAACCTCAACCTCAACCTCAACGTCGACCTCAACATCAACTTCAGCACCAACTTCAACCGCTTCCATTTCTCTCACCTCTTCAGCAAGTTATGATCATAAG CAGGTACCAAAGATGGGATATCAAAGCTTGGTGTACTGGATGTTTGTATATTTGTCGGCCTTTCACTTAGTTTTGAGAATATAA